Proteins from one Mesotoga infera genomic window:
- a CDS encoding sugar kinase has translation MSCEIYSFGEPLAGFYAKDQRRLSQIGDFHMTWGGDTSNVAVASARLGRSSGYITRIGNDSFGHGLMELWKSNGVDTTNVIIDQEYPTGMYFVSFNGEKHEFDYRRKDAAARKFGPADAEKISFEGVKIFHLSGISQAISRECLEASFVLMKRAKALGAKISYDLNYRGKLWSTELAKAVYIKTITDFADIVSFNEEEMEILSLQGSPVEAVMEVMKMGPTTVALRRGSQGAILGTNEGIFEGEAKKVRVADTVGAGDAFTASLLCCNLENLGTQEALEFALRAAALTCTATGSTEGQPTRKQIMDFSGGNPVIQ, from the coding sequence GTGAGTTGTGAGATTTATTCCTTCGGAGAACCGCTGGCCGGTTTCTATGCAAAGGACCAGCGTAGACTTTCGCAGATCGGAGATTTCCACATGACCTGGGGTGGAGACACCTCAAATGTCGCTGTCGCCTCTGCCAGGCTAGGAAGAAGCTCGGGATACATAACGAGAATAGGAAACGATTCTTTCGGTCATGGATTGATGGAACTCTGGAAAAGCAACGGCGTCGATACGACAAACGTGATAATCGACCAGGAGTACCCGACCGGAATGTATTTTGTGAGCTTTAACGGTGAAAAGCATGAATTCGACTACCGTCGAAAAGACGCCGCAGCCAGAAAGTTCGGACCGGCCGACGCGGAAAAAATTTCATTTGAGGGCGTGAAAATCTTTCATCTGAGCGGTATTTCTCAGGCGATTAGTCGTGAATGCCTTGAAGCTAGCTTTGTGCTAATGAAACGCGCTAAAGCTCTCGGTGCGAAGATCTCTTACGACCTTAACTACCGGGGTAAGCTCTGGTCAACCGAGCTGGCAAAGGCGGTATATATCAAAACCATCACGGACTTTGCCGACATTGTCTCTTTTAACGAAGAAGAGATGGAAATTCTCTCTCTTCAAGGTTCTCCGGTCGAAGCCGTAATGGAGGTTATGAAAATGGGACCCACGACAGTGGCCCTTAGAAGAGGTTCTCAGGGAGCGATACTCGGTACGAACGAAGGAATCTTCGAGGGGGAGGCCAAAAAAGTTAGAGTTGCAGATACGGTAGGGGCCGGAGACGCCTTCACAGCATCACTCCTTTGCTGCAATCTCGAAAACCTGGGAACCCAAGAAGCACTTGAGTTTGCTTTGAGAGCCGCTGCCCTCACCTGTACTGCAACCGGCTCGACCGAGGGGCAGCCAACCAGGAAACAGATAATGGATTTTTCCGGGGGAAACCCTGTTATCCAATAG
- a CDS encoding sugar kinase, translated as MKRALGMGEIMIQMNPTEKGALRFQTLFERHVAGSEANTIIQMQRLGIECSFLTSVGSDEFGKVILSTLRSEGVNTEGVIEDEKNPTAVYFVQRSYPVPEKTMVFYYRKGSAASNYGPQYLKDSYFDGIDLFLVSGITPALSDSCRDAAIKAIDMAKKHGALVAFDTNIRINLLKTKENALKTLEPFIRKADILFTGAGDLSMLFDGDLEKSKESMKKMADVAKLIVFKKGSGGVEAFTGGKRYSMPSYKVPVIDELGAGDACDGAFLASYLSGKSIEESLKYANVAGAITVSLKGDIEPLPDWKAIETFLNVHEAGEKKLLR; from the coding sequence TTGAAAAGAGCTCTCGGCATGGGCGAAATAATGATTCAAATGAATCCTACGGAAAAGGGAGCTCTCAGATTCCAGACGCTTTTCGAGAGACACGTGGCCGGTTCTGAGGCGAACACAATCATCCAGATGCAGCGTCTGGGAATAGAGTGTTCCTTCCTGACATCGGTTGGCAGCGATGAATTTGGTAAGGTGATCCTTTCGACACTGAGATCGGAGGGAGTCAACACCGAGGGTGTGATCGAAGACGAAAAGAACCCGACCGCCGTTTACTTCGTTCAGAGAAGCTACCCGGTTCCCGAAAAGACTATGGTCTTCTACTACCGAAAAGGCTCGGCCGCGAGTAACTATGGTCCGCAGTACCTTAAAGACAGCTATTTCGATGGAATAGACCTCTTTCTCGTGAGCGGTATTACACCGGCCTTGAGCGATAGTTGTCGCGATGCCGCAATAAAAGCGATTGATATGGCTAAAAAGCACGGGGCCCTGGTAGCCTTTGATACAAACATCAGGATAAACCTTCTCAAAACCAAAGAGAACGCTCTGAAGACTCTTGAACCGTTTATAAGGAAGGCTGATATACTTTTCACCGGAGCTGGCGATTTGAGCATGCTGTTCGACGGTGATCTGGAGAAATCGAAGGAATCTATGAAAAAAATGGCCGACGTCGCTAAACTGATAGTATTCAAGAAAGGTTCGGGTGGGGTCGAAGCTTTCACCGGAGGAAAGAGGTATTCGATGCCCTCCTACAAAGTTCCTGTGATCGACGAACTCGGAGCCGGAGATGCCTGTGACGGAGCCTTCCTTGCGAGTTATCTATCGGGGAAATCAATTGAAGAATCATTGAAGTATGCCAATGTGGCTGGCGCCATAACAGTGAGTTTGAAAGGCGATATAGAGCCGCTTCCGGATTGGAAGGCTATCGAGACGTTCTTGAACGTCCATGAAGCCGGTGAAAAGAAGTTGTTGAGGTGA
- a CDS encoding dihydrodipicolinate synthase family protein translates to MAVFKGIIPPVLTTFDSSGKVDDKCYLNLIDFLSQKVHGLFVCGTYGSGPLMSVEERKHVTELAVEGAKGRVPVIAHIGGTNPDDIFELAKHAKEAGAVAVATVVPFYFSYSQADIIRFFAKLVEISSLPVFIYNNPKTTGVSIDIDTLKKLQAVGLYGIKDSSFDLLYFYSVKHNMDIDKFCYITGTEAFIMPAVPLGAKAAICGLANALPEPVVELYNETSAGNYARALELQVKVNQLRDVQHYAQSIPAIHAMLKMRGINSGYPRMPYSLVDDSIYTKMEKALIDKKAL, encoded by the coding sequence ATGGCTGTTTTCAAAGGAATAATCCCACCGGTGTTAACAACGTTCGATTCATCGGGAAAAGTTGATGACAAGTGCTATCTAAATCTGATAGATTTTCTCTCTCAGAAGGTACACGGTCTTTTCGTTTGTGGCACTTACGGTTCAGGGCCACTCATGTCGGTCGAGGAAAGAAAACACGTGACCGAACTTGCTGTCGAAGGTGCAAAAGGCAGGGTACCTGTAATAGCACATATCGGGGGAACCAACCCTGATGACATTTTCGAACTGGCAAAGCATGCAAAAGAAGCGGGAGCTGTGGCCGTGGCGACCGTTGTTCCATTTTACTTTTCCTACTCGCAGGCCGATATTATAAGATTCTTCGCAAAGCTAGTAGAAATTTCGAGTCTACCTGTCTTCATCTATAACAATCCCAAAACTACAGGTGTATCAATCGATATTGACACCCTCAAGAAGCTTCAAGCTGTTGGATTATACGGTATCAAAGACTCATCTTTCGACCTGTTGTATTTCTACTCTGTAAAGCACAACATGGATATTGACAAGTTCTGCTACATAACAGGAACAGAAGCATTCATAATGCCGGCTGTTCCGCTGGGAGCCAAAGCAGCTATCTGCGGTCTAGCGAACGCACTGCCCGAACCGGTAGTCGAACTTTACAACGAAACATCGGCAGGAAACTACGCCAGAGCGTTGGAACTTCAGGTGAAGGTAAACCAATTGAGAGACGTACAACACTACGCTCAAAGTATCCCGGCGATTCATGCTATGCTCAAAATGAGAGGCATTAACTCCGGCTACCCGAGAATGCCGTACAGTTTGGTTGACGATTCGATCTACACAAAGATGGAAAAGGCACTCATCGATAAAAAGGCGCTCTAG